In Aestuariibaculum lutulentum, one DNA window encodes the following:
- a CDS encoding T9SS type B sorting domain-containing protein, producing MTKTPTNQTKLFTLFLFCFLSFFIKGISQTCSLGNPVFIEDFGSGTARLGPSLNQDPNTDVHPDFRPAQLYTYVGGNGTVGYDQYGLMKNPVDAAPGGAWWNNSFTDHTGNTNGYLYYCDAGTDLNVFYAQKIDGLCNDIEYELSAWFAKSNEPGYFIDPNIKLIVGFTDANDIPLGNIVDTDTGSITGIGANRWHQKTLVFTVPSGTENIYFMLKNNVSGQQGNDLVIDDIEVRPCGPQIEISDATNNVINNDAYCLSGTTDTTINLSANIPSNFVMIWQESTSPDVWTDLTYETATDLNYTIPANSNSFHHFRLKFAHNADNLLNSSCNFFTDPVYYYFTDAQTAPNLKLCDDDNNGTATFDLTQQNNLINDSPEFTITYHESLTDAQTGTPLITTPENYGSGYRTVYARVENNYNPDCFAISNFNLEVYNSAFPLDALSITPIQECDDSSVGTDIDGFKIIDITQRDTEILNGQSALEFTLTYFTDALYVNKILNPTTFINTISSGQTIYVRMTNNNFIDCFSDTSFQIEINALPEVNMPDKYSQCDDASNDGIAPFNLTLNHIKEEINPDYLAEGLIFLYYNDQNEAENRGINITTPENFQNKVPFTNEIVYIRVENPSGCHRIVSIELQVNPSGSALDTYNPLPLHQCDDGLDDRDGISTFDMSSIKTHIENTLFSSISVTAHFYESQINAELEINEVLNIDTHQNTNSPNSQNIWVRIKSNLGNDCLGLKEFQNLLIVESLPIANPASLNAECDYDSTDTILSFPFDTSQIETTVLGNQNPAEVTITYFDEQGNTLPSPLPNPFLTENQTITIRVTNNITQDPDGACFDETTLEFIIDEQPIANSVSSQIFCDDGLDSTDINDGLHSFNTSSFSDTVLGNQTNMDIYFSYINENGVTITDATELPNPLVSGTQTITANVINPENSNCIASTTIDLIVNPIPDFTINEEEIVCTSDPTFIVTLTPVQSNPSEVFDYSWTFEGSEISNNTTLDVSNPGNYSVALTNPTTLCSTTKTVSVKASELATITQDNITVIDISENNSVTINNPESLGSGTYQFALESKDSSVIFPYQDSPVFNNVRAGDYKLYVKDDICGTAEIDVFVIGYRKFFTPNGDGQNDLWKIQGLNSSQASSLVYIYNRYGKLIKQLNPLGNGWDGTFNGELLATDDYWFTVELTDGRSFTGHFTLKR from the coding sequence ATGACAAAAACTCCAACTAACCAAACTAAATTATTCACCCTTTTTCTATTCTGCTTTTTAAGTTTTTTTATAAAAGGTATATCTCAAACCTGCTCATTAGGTAATCCGGTGTTTATCGAAGATTTCGGGTCTGGAACAGCTCGACTAGGACCATCTTTAAATCAAGACCCAAATACAGATGTACATCCTGATTTCAGACCTGCTCAATTATACACCTATGTGGGAGGAAATGGCACCGTTGGGTACGACCAATATGGCTTAATGAAGAATCCTGTTGATGCAGCTCCCGGTGGTGCATGGTGGAATAATAGTTTTACAGACCACACTGGTAACACAAACGGTTATCTTTATTATTGCGATGCGGGAACAGATTTAAACGTATTTTATGCCCAAAAAATAGATGGTCTTTGTAATGATATTGAATACGAACTATCGGCCTGGTTCGCAAAATCTAACGAACCTGGTTACTTTATAGATCCTAACATTAAGTTAATTGTTGGTTTTACTGATGCTAATGATATCCCGTTAGGTAATATAGTTGACACTGACACTGGTTCAATTACAGGAATAGGTGCCAACCGATGGCACCAAAAAACATTAGTTTTTACCGTTCCTTCTGGCACAGAGAACATCTATTTTATGCTTAAAAATAATGTATCTGGACAACAAGGAAACGATTTAGTTATAGATGATATTGAAGTGCGCCCTTGTGGACCTCAAATTGAAATTAGCGATGCCACAAATAATGTTATAAATAATGATGCATATTGTCTTAGCGGAACAACAGATACGACCATAAATTTATCTGCTAATATACCTAGTAACTTTGTTATGATATGGCAGGAATCGACCTCACCTGATGTTTGGACTGATCTGACTTACGAAACAGCCACTGATTTAAATTATACCATTCCAGCAAATTCAAATAGCTTTCACCATTTCAGGTTAAAATTTGCACATAATGCTGATAATCTATTAAACAGTAGTTGTAATTTCTTTACCGACCCTGTATATTATTACTTTACTGATGCTCAAACCGCTCCAAATTTAAAATTATGTGATGACGATAATAATGGAACCGCAACTTTCGATTTGACTCAACAAAACAACCTTATCAACGACTCACCTGAGTTTACCATTACTTATCATGAAAGTTTAACCGATGCTCAAACAGGTACCCCTTTAATTACAACACCTGAAAACTACGGAAGTGGCTACAGAACAGTTTATGCCAGAGTAGAAAACAACTACAACCCCGATTGCTTTGCCATTTCAAACTTTAATTTAGAAGTCTATAATTCTGCTTTCCCTTTAGATGCCTTAAGCATTACCCCTATTCAGGAATGTGATGACTCCTCTGTTGGGACAGATATTGATGGTTTTAAAATTATAGATATAACGCAAAGAGATACCGAAATTCTCAATGGTCAGTCTGCTTTGGAGTTTACTCTTACTTATTTTACCGATGCTTTATATGTGAATAAAATTTTGAATCCAACAACGTTTATAAATACAATTTCTAGCGGACAAACTATATATGTTAGAATGACCAACAATAATTTTATTGACTGTTTTTCAGACACCAGTTTTCAAATAGAAATTAATGCATTGCCCGAAGTTAATATGCCGGATAAATACTCACAATGTGACGATGCTTCTAACGACGGTATAGCTCCATTTAATTTAACTTTAAACCATATTAAAGAAGAAATAAACCCTGATTATCTAGCTGAAGGTTTAATATTCCTCTATTACAACGATCAAAATGAAGCTGAAAACAGAGGCATTAATATCACTACACCGGAGAATTTTCAAAACAAAGTCCCTTTCACGAACGAAATTGTTTATATCCGCGTTGAAAACCCTAGTGGATGCCACAGAATAGTTTCGATAGAATTACAAGTAAACCCTTCCGGTAGTGCTTTAGACACATATAACCCTCTACCTTTACATCAATGCGATGACGGTTTAGATGATAGGGATGGCATTTCAACTTTCGATATGTCGAGCATAAAAACCCATATAGAAAACACTTTATTTTCTTCCATCTCTGTGACTGCACATTTTTACGAAAGCCAGATCAATGCCGAATTAGAGATCAATGAAGTTTTAAATATTGATACACATCAAAATACCAATTCGCCAAACAGTCAAAATATCTGGGTGCGTATAAAAAGCAACTTAGGTAATGATTGTTTAGGATTAAAAGAATTTCAAAACCTACTGATTGTTGAAAGCCTACCGATAGCAAATCCTGCTAGTCTGAATGCAGAATGTGACTACGATTCGACTGACACTATTTTAAGTTTTCCTTTTGACACCTCACAAATTGAAACCACTGTTTTAGGAAATCAAAATCCTGCCGAAGTAACTATCACATATTTTGACGAACAAGGAAATACTTTACCTAGTCCGTTACCTAATCCGTTTTTAACCGAAAACCAGACGATAACCATAAGAGTTACCAATAACATTACTCAAGATCCTGACGGGGCTTGCTTTGATGAAACCACTCTTGAATTTATTATTGACGAGCAACCCATAGCAAATTCAGTTTCGTCTCAAATATTTTGCGATGATGGTTTAGATAGCACAGATATAAATGATGGTCTACATAGTTTTAATACTTCCTCTTTTTCAGATACCGTACTTGGCAATCAAACAAATATGGACATCTATTTTTCATATATAAACGAAAATGGAGTAACCATAACCGATGCAACAGAATTACCAAACCCTTTAGTTTCTGGAACCCAAACCATAACTGCAAATGTTATAAATCCTGAAAACTCAAATTGTATAGCCTCAACAACTATCGACTTAATTGTAAACCCGATTCCTGATTTTACCATAAATGAAGAAGAAATTGTTTGCACATCAGACCCTACATTTATAGTAACTTTAACTCCGGTTCAAAGTAACCCTTCCGAAGTTTTCGACTATTCCTGGACATTTGAAGGTTCTGAAATATCTAACAATACCACCTTAGATGTTTCTAATCCAGGAAATTACTCGGTGGCTTTAACGAATCCAACAACACTTTGTTCAACAACCAAAACCGTCTCTGTAAAAGCCTCAGAACTGGCAACCATTACTCAAGACAATATTACAGTAATAGATATCTCAGAAAACAATAGTGTTACCATAAATAATCCTGAAAGTTTAGGTTCTGGCACCTATCAATTTGCATTGGAATCAAAAGATAGCTCTGTTATTTTTCCTTATCAGGACAGTCCGGTGTTTAACAATGTTCGCGCCGGAGATTATAAACTTTATGTAAAAGATGATATTTGCGGAACAGCCGAAATAGATGTCTTCGTTATTGGCTATAGAAAATTTTTCACCCCAAATGGGGATGGTCAAAATGATTTATGGAAAATTCAAGGATTAAACAGTTCGCAAGCTTCAAGTTTGGTCTACATATATAACCGTTATGGAAAATTAATTAAGCAACTTAATCCGTTAGGTAATGGTTGGGATGGCACATTTAATGGGGAATTACTTGCTACTGATGATTATTGGTTTACAGTAGAACTTACCGACGGAAGATCTTTTACAGGGCACTTTACTTTAAAGCGATAA
- the uvrB gene encoding excinuclease ABC subunit UvrB produces MRFKIESEFGPTGDQPQAIKQLVAGINADEKYQTLLGVTGSGKTFTVANVIQEVQRPTLVLAHNKTLAAQLYSEFKQFFPNNAVEYFVSYYDYYQPEAYIPVSGVYIEKDLSINDEIEKMRLSATSSLLSGRRDVLVVASVSCLYGIGNPVEFQKNVISLERDQEISRTKLLHRLVQSLYSRTEAEFNHGNFRIKGDTVDVFPSYADYAFRIHFFGDEIEDIEAFDIQTNQVIEKYDRLNIYPANMFVTSPDVLQNAIKDIQDDLVKQHDYFKDIGKHLEAKRLKERTEFDLEMIRELGYCSGIENYSRYLDGRQPGTRPFCLLDYFPDDYLMVVDESHVTISQVHAMYGGDRSRKENLVEYGFRLPAAMDNRPLKFEEFEAIQNQVIYVSATPADYELKKSDGIYVEQIIRPTGLLDPIIEVRPSLNQIDDLIEEIQQRVEKDERTLVTTLTKRMAEELTKYLDRIQIRCRYIHSDVDTLERVEIMQDLRKGLFDVLVGVNLLREGLDLPEVSLVAILDADKEGFLRSARSLTQTVGRAARNLNGKAIMYADKITNSMQQTIDETNYRREKQINYNTKFNITPKALNKNLNNALAKNSVSTYSYELEAAKAAEPESLYLTKPELEKKIKDKRKLMEEAAKALDFIVAAKLRDEIKGYQEKLEKLKV; encoded by the coding sequence ATGCGTTTTAAAATTGAATCTGAATTCGGACCTACAGGCGATCAGCCACAAGCTATTAAACAATTAGTAGCCGGAATTAATGCTGATGAAAAATATCAAACACTACTTGGTGTTACAGGCTCGGGTAAAACCTTTACTGTTGCCAACGTTATTCAGGAAGTACAGCGCCCTACACTGGTTTTGGCTCACAACAAAACTTTAGCCGCTCAGCTCTATTCTGAGTTTAAGCAGTTTTTCCCCAATAATGCCGTAGAGTATTTTGTTTCGTATTACGACTACTATCAGCCTGAGGCTTATATTCCAGTTTCCGGGGTTTATATAGAAAAGGATTTATCGATTAACGATGAAATCGAGAAGATGCGTTTAAGTGCGACTTCTTCCCTCCTTTCAGGACGACGAGATGTGCTTGTTGTGGCTTCTGTTTCCTGTTTGTATGGTATTGGAAACCCTGTGGAATTTCAAAAGAATGTGATTTCATTAGAACGTGATCAGGAAATTTCCAGAACTAAATTGCTTCATAGATTAGTACAGAGTTTATATTCCAGAACCGAAGCCGAATTTAACCATGGAAACTTCAGAATAAAAGGCGATACGGTAGATGTGTTTCCTAGTTATGCTGATTATGCCTTTAGAATTCACTTTTTTGGTGATGAAATTGAAGACATTGAGGCGTTTGATATTCAAACCAATCAGGTGATTGAAAAATACGACCGACTGAATATTTATCCGGCAAATATGTTCGTAACCTCACCAGACGTCCTTCAAAATGCTATTAAAGACATTCAGGACGATTTGGTAAAACAACATGATTATTTTAAGGACATCGGAAAACATTTAGAAGCCAAACGACTTAAAGAACGAACCGAATTCGATTTAGAAATGATTCGCGAATTAGGTTACTGCTCAGGCATTGAGAATTACTCACGTTATCTGGATGGCAGACAACCGGGCACGAGACCTTTCTGTTTACTGGATTATTTCCCGGATGATTATTTAATGGTTGTTGATGAAAGTCACGTGACCATTTCGCAGGTGCATGCCATGTATGGTGGCGACCGTAGTAGGAAAGAAAACTTAGTCGAATACGGTTTCCGTTTGCCAGCAGCTATGGATAACCGTCCTTTAAAATTTGAAGAATTCGAGGCGATACAAAATCAGGTAATCTATGTCAGTGCAACACCTGCCGATTACGAATTAAAAAAATCGGACGGGATTTACGTGGAGCAAATCATCAGACCTACGGGATTATTAGATCCGATTATTGAAGTGCGCCCGAGTTTAAATCAGATTGATGATTTAATTGAAGAAATTCAGCAGCGTGTTGAAAAAGATGAACGTACTTTGGTAACGACTTTAACCAAACGTATGGCCGAAGAGTTAACTAAATACCTTGATCGTATTCAAATTCGTTGTCGTTATATTCATAGTGATGTAGACACGTTAGAACGCGTGGAAATCATGCAGGATTTACGTAAAGGTTTATTTGATGTACTTGTTGGGGTAAATTTACTTCGTGAAGGATTAGATTTACCTGAAGTATCGCTAGTAGCCATTTTAGATGCAGATAAGGAAGGTTTTTTACGTTCGGCACGTTCACTAACTCAAACGGTTGGTAGAGCCGCCAGAAATCTTAATGGTAAAGCCATCATGTATGCTGATAAGATTACGAATAGCATGCAGCAGACTATTGATGAAACGAACTACCGACGAGAGAAACAAATCAATTACAATACTAAATTCAATATCACGCCTAAAGCATTAAATAAAAACTTAAATAATGCGCTGGCTAAAAATTCGGTGAGCACCTATAGCTACGAATTAGAAGCTGCCAAGGCTGCTGAACCGGAAAGTCTGTACCTAACCAAACCGGAATTAGAAAAGAAAATTAAAGATAAGCGTAAACTCATGGAAGAAGCTGCTAAGGCTTTGGACTTTATTGTGGCCGCCAAACTTCGTGATGAAATAAAAGGGTATCAAGAAAAATTAGAAAAGCTAAAAGTATAA
- a CDS encoding TerB family tellurite resistance protein, translated as MINRVEKLSLLSEMIAFAKHDKDIKAIEYNFLLGVAKQLEISREDFDYLIEHPINYIHLKSHSERIVQFHRLVLLMNIDNDQNDSKKIVKLHNFGLRMGLSHESISKVLYLMESFPNKIVPPDVLIDIFKTQYN; from the coding sequence ATGATTAATAGAGTCGAAAAATTAAGTCTCTTATCTGAAATGATTGCTTTTGCTAAGCATGATAAAGATATTAAAGCCATTGAATATAATTTTTTGCTAGGTGTTGCAAAACAGCTTGAAATTTCTCGAGAGGATTTCGACTATCTCATAGAACACCCTATTAATTATATTCATTTAAAATCGCATAGCGAGCGCATTGTACAATTTCATCGTTTAGTATTATTAATGAATATTGATAATGATCAAAATGATTCTAAGAAAATTGTAAAGCTACATAACTTTGGATTACGCATGGGCTTGAGTCATGAATCCATTTCTAAGGTACTTTATTTAATGGAAAGTTTTCCAAATAAAATTGTACCACCCGATGTACTTATTGATATTTTTAAAACGCAATATAACTAG
- a CDS encoding DUF1456 family protein, translating to MTNNDILKKLRVALKLRDDDIVKILGLVDFRISKSELGAFFRKEDHPKYMECGDQILRNFLNGLVIHMRGPMPPKKQDNKKSS from the coding sequence ATGACAAACAACGATATTTTAAAAAAACTGAGAGTTGCCTTAAAACTTAGAGACGACGATATTGTAAAGATTTTAGGTCTGGTAGACTTTAGAATTTCTAAAAGTGAACTTGGTGCTTTTTTTAGAAAAGAAGACCATCCTAAATATATGGAATGTGGTGACCAGATATTAAGAAACTTTTTAAATGGTCTGGTAATTCATATGCGAGGCCCCATGCCCCCCAAAAAACAAGACAACAAAAAAAGCTCTTAA